In Flavobacterium sp. CBA20B-1, one DNA window encodes the following:
- a CDS encoding VOC family protein — protein MRDSKYKIGQFFWSDLTVPNANILKDFYKEVTGWQVQEITMDDQGDSYVDYAMMIDNETPGGGICHQRGVNKKIPPQWVMYINVENVEESLKKALSLGGKLIQESKKKDGTYNYVIVEDPEGAVFGLGNAQ, from the coding sequence ATGAGAGATTCTAAATACAAAATAGGTCAGTTTTTTTGGAGTGATTTAACTGTGCCAAATGCCAACATCTTAAAAGATTTTTATAAAGAGGTTACAGGTTGGCAAGTACAAGAAATTACAATGGATGATCAAGGCGACAGCTATGTTGATTACGCCATGATGATTGACAATGAAACACCTGGAGGTGGCATTTGCCATCAAAGAGGCGTTAATAAAAAAATTCCACCTCAATGGGTAATGTATATTAATGTAGAAAATGTAGAAGAAAGTTTAAAAAAAGCATTAAGCTTAGGCGGAAAGCTCATCCAAGAAAGCAAAAAGAAAGACGGAACTTATAATTATGTAATTGTTGAAGATCCTGAAGGTGCTGTTTTTGGTTTAGGGAATGCGCAATAA
- a CDS encoding ABC transporter permease/M1 family aminopeptidase — protein MLGTIFKFETKRWFKNWQFYLYFILFFALSFGLMAGASGYFDAFTVTTSSNTYVNSPIAINSIMGGVATFINFIIPVIIGSTVYRDYKFNTHTLLFAYPFNKFQYLMGKFLSGFLITFIITFSIGFGFLLATSLPFANPDLLGPVNLLAYFQSYLVFIVPNIFFMGALIFMLTTLTRNQYIGIIFVIILLIVPSIISSLTAKVDDKFVASLFEPFGNQALSYVTKYWTIDEQNTLLIPLDDVIIYNRLIWIGVGILALAVTYFSFSFSHAPITLGKKRKAERVIKNNFGSIIKINLPKVAYNYSFASNLKTAFRLSKFEFSSIVKNWIFIILMIITVLFIAISSLNLGEMYGTNTYPVTWKIIEMIRGNIGFFLSILIYLFAGILLNNALSSRMNLLIDSTAVPNWSLLLSKFIALIGMVCVVFLVGILTGILIQAYLGYYNFELGQYIANFFGFQLIDYVILILLALFIQSFFRNYFVGFFVIFIIVQFLPMGLRKLGIEQSVFHFNSDPGYSYSDMNGFGIVRDYFYYKLYWLLFGFILYGLTLLFWRRGILSTAKERLQLFVKRFKMPIAVPLIITTLAFVVLSYALYYQAVKLEPYYTSQEIEKQRVDFEKKYKKYEKHAQPRIVDVKVDMDIFPNERNYKAVVRYVMVNKSNKVIDSLFINYGKNFQSIQFNKDYQLVKNDTVMDFDIYRLNQPLNPGDSLKVEMVVQNQPNTWLKDRSPIIENGTFINNSIFPSFGYNEGVEIQDNDVRKKYNLPPRERMAATDDMEARQNTYISNEADWITFETTVSTAGDQTAIAPGYLQKQWQKDGRNYFHYKMDQKMLNFYAFNSARYEVKKEKWNNLNLEIYYHKGHEYNLDRMMDALKKSLAYYSENFGEYQHKQARIIEFPKTMGTFAQAFANTMPFSEAIGFIANVDEDDPEGVDYPFSVVSHEMAHQWWAHQVIGANVKGATLLSESLSEYSSLKVLEKEYGKFQMRKFLKEALDSYLQGRTWEWKEENPLMYNENQQYIHYNKGSLVLYAMSDYLGEKRFNDILKEYVSKVKFQEAPYTNSIEFVNHLKANTPANLQYLITDMFETITLYDNKVNKVEVTPLKNGKYQVDISFIVSKYRTTPKGTQIYTDAKGNTLVGKEGDKEIKSYPLNDYIEVGVFGEKTLKGNHEYENELYNKKYLINKINNKVRIIVDKKPVEVGVDPYNKLIDRDSNDNRKNAN, from the coding sequence ATGTTAGGAACTATTTTTAAATTCGAAACAAAACGCTGGTTTAAAAACTGGCAGTTTTATTTGTATTTCATACTCTTTTTTGCCCTATCGTTTGGGTTAATGGCTGGTGCTTCGGGATATTTTGATGCGTTTACAGTAACCACATCTTCCAACACCTACGTTAATTCACCTATTGCCATAAATAGTATTATGGGCGGAGTTGCTACTTTTATAAACTTTATCATCCCGGTGATAATTGGCTCCACCGTATATCGCGATTATAAATTCAACACCCACACGCTATTGTTTGCTTATCCTTTTAATAAGTTTCAATATTTAATGGGTAAATTTTTAAGTGGCTTTTTAATCACTTTTATCATCACCTTTTCTATTGGTTTTGGTTTTTTACTAGCCACTTCATTGCCTTTTGCAAACCCTGATTTGTTAGGACCGGTTAATCTATTGGCATATTTTCAAAGCTATTTAGTGTTTATAGTGCCCAATATTTTCTTTATGGGAGCTCTAATTTTTATGTTAACCACATTAACTAGAAATCAATATATTGGGATTATTTTTGTTATTATTTTGTTGATTGTTCCAAGCATCATAAGCAGCTTAACAGCTAAAGTTGATGATAAATTTGTAGCTTCACTTTTTGAACCATTTGGAAACCAAGCGCTGAGCTATGTTACAAAATATTGGACAATTGACGAGCAAAATACTTTACTAATTCCGTTAGATGATGTAATTATTTACAACCGTTTAATTTGGATTGGGGTTGGTATTTTGGCATTGGCGGTTACTTATTTCTCATTTAGCTTCTCGCATGCACCTATCACTTTGGGCAAAAAAAGAAAAGCAGAACGAGTTATAAAAAACAACTTTGGCAGTATTATTAAAATCAATCTTCCAAAAGTAGCGTACAATTATTCGTTTGCATCCAACCTAAAAACGGCTTTCCGCTTATCGAAATTTGAATTTTCAAGCATCGTTAAAAACTGGATTTTCATAATTTTAATGATCATCACTGTTCTTTTCATTGCCATATCTAGCCTGAATTTAGGTGAAATGTATGGCACCAACACCTATCCTGTTACTTGGAAAATAATTGAAATGATACGTGGGAATATTGGTTTTTTCTTATCCATTTTGATTTATCTTTTTGCAGGAATTTTACTAAACAACGCATTGTCTTCACGAATGAATTTATTGATTGATTCCACAGCAGTTCCAAATTGGAGTTTGCTTTTATCTAAATTCATAGCCTTAATAGGAATGGTTTGTGTAGTGTTCTTAGTTGGAATTTTAACAGGCATTTTAATCCAAGCTTATTTAGGATACTACAACTTCGAGTTGGGGCAATACATTGCCAATTTCTTTGGTTTTCAATTGATTGATTATGTAATATTAATTCTTTTAGCCCTTTTTATACAATCCTTTTTTAGAAATTATTTTGTAGGATTTTTCGTAATCTTTATAATTGTACAGTTTCTACCAATGGGATTAAGGAAGTTAGGAATTGAACAATCGGTATTCCATTTTAATTCAGATCCTGGTTACAGTTATTCAGACATGAATGGTTTTGGAATTGTACGTGATTATTTTTACTACAAGCTGTATTGGTTGCTTTTTGGTTTTATTTTATACGGATTAACCTTGCTTTTTTGGCGTCGTGGAATATTATCAACCGCAAAAGAACGCTTGCAATTATTTGTAAAACGCTTTAAAATGCCAATTGCAGTTCCGTTAATAATTACAACTTTAGCATTTGTTGTTTTGAGCTATGCGTTGTATTATCAGGCAGTAAAATTGGAACCTTATTATACTTCGCAAGAAATTGAAAAACAACGGGTTGATTTTGAAAAAAAATATAAAAAATACGAAAAACATGCCCAACCCCGCATTGTTGATGTAAAGGTTGATATGGATATTTTTCCAAATGAACGCAACTACAAAGCAGTAGTTCGCTATGTAATGGTGAATAAATCAAACAAGGTGATTGATTCGCTATTCATTAATTACGGTAAAAACTTTCAATCGATACAATTCAACAAAGATTATCAATTGGTGAAAAATGATACCGTGATGGACTTTGATATTTACCGATTGAATCAACCATTAAATCCGGGCGATTCCTTAAAAGTGGAAATGGTTGTACAAAATCAACCAAACACTTGGCTGAAAGACCGCTCGCCGATTATTGAAAATGGTACATTTATCAACAACAGTATTTTTCCTTCGTTTGGATACAATGAAGGTGTTGAAATTCAGGATAATGATGTGCGAAAAAAATACAATTTACCTCCGCGCGAACGTATGGCTGCTACCGATGATATGGAAGCACGCCAAAACACGTATATTTCAAACGAAGCCGATTGGATTACGTTTGAAACTACTGTGAGCACTGCAGGCGATCAAACGGCGATTGCTCCGGGATATCTTCAAAAACAATGGCAGAAAGACGGCAGAAACTATTTTCATTACAAAATGGATCAAAAAATGCTGAATTTCTATGCGTTTAATTCTGCAAGATATGAAGTTAAAAAAGAAAAATGGAACAACCTGAATCTGGAAATTTACTATCACAAAGGGCATGAATACAATTTAGACCGTATGATGGATGCCTTAAAAAAATCGTTGGCTTATTACAGCGAAAATTTTGGCGAATACCAGCACAAACAAGCGCGTATTATTGAATTTCCAAAAACCATGGGAACTTTTGCACAAGCTTTTGCGAACACCATGCCTTTTTCTGAAGCAATTGGATTTATTGCCAATGTGGATGAAGACGATCCCGAAGGTGTTGATTATCCGTTCTCGGTTGTGTCACACGAAATGGCACATCAATGGTGGGCGCATCAGGTGATTGGTGCCAATGTGAAAGGAGCCACTTTGCTTTCGGAATCTTTATCAGAATACAGTTCGTTAAAAGTTTTAGAGAAAGAATACGGAAAATTCCAAATGCGCAAATTTTTAAAAGAAGCATTAGATAGTTATTTACAAGGAAGAACTTGGGAATGGAAAGAAGAAAATCCGTTAATGTACAACGAAAACCAGCAATATATTCATTACAACAAAGGATCGTTGGTATTGTATGCCATGAGTGATTATTTGGGAGAAAAACGCTTCAATGATATATTAAAGGAATATGTGTCAAAAGTGAAATTCCAAGAAGCGCCCTATACCAATTCTATTGAATTTGTGAACCATTTGAAGGCGAACACACCTGCAAATTTACAGTATTTAATTACCGATATGTTTGAAACCATTACGCTGTATGACAATAAGGTGAATAAAGTTGAAGTAACGCCTTTAAAAAACGGCAAATATCAAGTTGATATTTCGTTTATTGTATCAAAATATCGAACAACACCAAAAGGTACACAAATTTATACCGATGCTAAAGGAAATACTTTAGTAGGAAAAGAGGGCGATAAAGAAATTAAATCGTATCCTTTAAATGATTATATCGAAGTGGGTGTTTTTGGCGAAAAAACCTTGAAGGGCAACCACGAATACGAAAATGAGCTTTACAACAAAAAGTACTTAATCAATAAAATAAATAACAAAGTACGCATCATTGTTGATAAAAAGCCAGTTGAAGTAGGCGTTGACCCTTACAACAAGTTAATCGATCGCGATTCAAATGACAACCGTAAAAACGCAAATTAA
- a CDS encoding tyrosine-protein phosphatase — protein MFSFLKKKKALKEIMPDAFMDIHSHLLYGLDDGSKSLNDTKKLIENLKSFGFEQFITTPHTTPLVWENTKEGITQQYEKVKSELGFSTAQFRVASEYLMDDSFLKRLENERLLCLKDNYVLVEMSYINPPIQLYEIIMELQSQNYQPILAHPERYNFYKRDYASFKKLKSAGCLFQMNLLSSTGYYGSGITEVADYLLKENMYDFVGSDVHHSKHIDAFSNDLKIKNIDRLEKLIPNNAFFKMHESTL, from the coding sequence ATGTTTAGTTTTTTAAAAAAGAAGAAAGCACTTAAAGAAATAATGCCCGATGCATTTATGGATATACATTCACATTTATTATATGGTTTAGACGACGGAAGCAAATCGTTAAACGATACAAAAAAATTAATTGAAAACTTAAAGTCGTTTGGTTTTGAGCAATTTATAACCACACCTCACACCACACCTTTGGTTTGGGAGAACACTAAAGAAGGCATTACACAGCAATATGAAAAAGTGAAAAGCGAATTGGGTTTTTCAACTGCACAATTCAGAGTAGCATCTGAATATTTAATGGATGATTCTTTTTTAAAACGATTAGAAAATGAGCGTTTATTATGTTTAAAAGACAATTATGTGTTGGTTGAAATGTCTTATATAAATCCGCCTATTCAGTTATACGAAATAATAATGGAACTTCAATCACAGAATTACCAACCCATTTTGGCACATCCAGAACGCTATAATTTCTATAAAAGAGATTATGCAAGTTTTAAAAAGTTAAAAAGTGCGGGATGTTTGTTTCAAATGAATTTACTGAGTAGCACAGGATATTATGGCAGCGGAATTACTGAAGTAGCCGATTATTTATTAAAAGAAAATATGTACGATTTTGTGGGAAGCGATGTGCATCACAGCAAACATATTGATGCATTTAGCAATGATTTAAAAATTAAAAACATTGATAGATTAGAAAAACTAATACCTAATAATGCATTTTTTAAGATGCATGAATCCACGTTATAA
- a CDS encoding ferritin: protein MNTVRISPALEKALNDQVTLEAYSAQMYLMLACWADENQLDGVKDFMMKHSQEERIHMAKIIEYIQERGGTVTIDAIAKPEPKPQNVLECFESVLKQEIENTTAIYKLVKMSMDEEDWASWNFMQWLVAEQREEEKLALDLLDKVKLAGGENMSNTAKFELNKAIGNTQQDFPIADDVNPLQ from the coding sequence ATGAACACAGTAAGAATATCCCCGGCTTTAGAAAAAGCATTAAACGATCAAGTGACATTGGAAGCCTATTCCGCGCAAATGTATTTAATGTTGGCGTGTTGGGCCGATGAAAATCAGCTTGATGGAGTAAAAGATTTTATGATGAAGCATTCTCAGGAAGAGCGTATTCACATGGCTAAGATTATTGAATATATTCAAGAGCGTGGTGGAACCGTAACTATTGATGCCATCGCAAAACCTGAACCTAAACCGCAAAATGTTTTAGAATGCTTTGAAAGTGTATTGAAACAAGAAATTGAAAACACCACAGCGATTTATAAATTGGTTAAAATGAGCATGGATGAAGAGGATTGGGCTTCGTGGAATTTCATGCAATGGTTGGTAGCTGAACAACGCGAAGAAGAGAAATTGGCGTTGGATTTATTAGATAAAGTGAAACTTGCAGGCGGAGAAAACATGAGCAATACTGCCAAGTTTGAGTTGAACAAGGCTATTGGAAACACCCAACAAGATTTTCCTATTGCAGATGATGTAAATCCTTTGCAGTAA
- a CDS encoding AIM24 family protein — translation MGEYTLASFVEKTRQNEKEHDYFELEKPQMLEINLNNQAVWTKNGSMVGYVGNIKFEREGMLSGGLGNLLKKTLTGEGAKLMKASGTGRLYVADSGKKVQILQLHNESICVNGNDILAHDQSIKNEITMLKSIAGMMSGGLFQVRLTGTGHVAITTHGDPLTLLVKPGEPVFTDPNATVAWAGNLKPELKTNVSFKSLLGRGSGEEFQMMFQGEGWVLIQPYEEVYFQQK, via the coding sequence ATGGGAGAATACACGCTTGCTTCGTTTGTAGAAAAAACCAGACAAAACGAAAAAGAACACGATTATTTTGAGTTGGAAAAACCTCAAATGCTAGAAATTAATTTAAACAACCAGGCTGTTTGGACCAAAAACGGAAGTATGGTGGGGTATGTTGGTAATATCAAGTTTGAACGTGAAGGTATGCTATCTGGCGGACTGGGTAATTTATTAAAGAAAACCTTAACTGGGGAAGGTGCTAAACTGATGAAAGCAAGCGGAACCGGACGTTTATATGTTGCCGATTCTGGAAAAAAAGTACAAATATTACAATTACATAATGAATCGATTTGTGTAAATGGAAATGATATTTTAGCACATGATCAATCCATTAAAAATGAAATAACAATGTTAAAGAGTATTGCTGGAATGATGTCTGGCGGTTTGTTCCAAGTGCGATTAACCGGTACAGGGCATGTGGCAATCACCACCCATGGAGATCCTCTTACATTATTAGTGAAACCCGGCGAACCTGTTTTTACAGATCCAAATGCAACCGTGGCATGGGCTGGTAATTTAAAACCTGAACTAAAAACAAATGTATCCTTTAAAAGTTTGCTTGGTCGAGGTAGCGGAGAAGAATTTCAGATGATGTTTCAGGGCGAAGGTTGGGTCCTAATTCAGCCGTATGAAGAAGTATATTTTCAACAAAAATAA
- a CDS encoding ABC transporter ATP-binding protein has protein sequence MSLKISGLTKTYKNGVKALDNVNLEIGKGMFGLLGPNGAGKSSLMRTIASLQSPTSGSIMFNEINVLEDKNSLRKVLGYLPQEFGVYPNMSAETLLDYFAQLKGITNKAERKKIINEVLTLTNLYDVRHKSVSGYSGGMKQRFGIAQLLLNNPQLIIVDEPTAGLDPAERHRFLNVLREIGANHTVIFSTHIVDDVRELCNEIAILNGGKILFEGTPTSGEEMLKGKIWVRIINRAEYDEYNQKYNILSSNFNPDNTLNIRVYNEAQPNETFIEAQPILEDVYFVSLKNDI, from the coding sequence ATGAGTCTAAAAATTTCGGGGTTAACCAAAACCTACAAAAACGGCGTTAAAGCGTTAGATAATGTTAATTTAGAAATTGGCAAAGGTATGTTTGGTCTGCTTGGCCCAAACGGTGCTGGTAAATCATCGTTAATGCGTACCATTGCTAGTTTACAAAGCCCCACATCGGGTTCTATTATGTTTAACGAAATCAATGTTTTGGAAGATAAAAACAGCTTGCGCAAAGTTTTAGGTTATTTACCGCAGGAATTTGGTGTGTATCCAAACATGTCTGCAGAAACATTGTTAGATTATTTTGCCCAATTAAAAGGTATTACAAATAAAGCCGAACGTAAAAAAATCATTAACGAGGTGCTTACTTTAACCAATTTATACGATGTGCGCCACAAAAGCGTAAGCGGCTATTCGGGTGGTATGAAACAGCGTTTTGGTATTGCGCAACTGCTTTTAAACAATCCGCAATTAATTATTGTTGATGAACCTACTGCTGGATTGGATCCTGCTGAACGTCACCGTTTCTTAAATGTTTTGCGCGAAATTGGTGCCAACCACACCGTAATCTTTTCAACACACATTGTGGATGATGTGCGTGAATTATGTAACGAAATTGCCATTTTAAACGGTGGGAAAATTTTGTTTGAAGGAACACCAACAAGCGGAGAGGAAATGCTGAAAGGTAAAATTTGGGTGCGTATTATCAATCGTGCAGAATATGATGAATACAACCAAAAATACAACATTCTTTCATCAAACTTTAATCCGGATAACACCCTGAACATTCGTGTGTACAACGAGGCGCAACCCAACGAAACGTTTATAGAAGCACAACCTATTTTAGAAGACGTTTATTTTGTTTCATTAAAAAATGATATCTAA
- a CDS encoding lipoprotein N-acyltransferase Lnb domain-containing protein, with amino-acid sequence MTNFIHTFKQQMLCIICCFSFLYTQSQPSYLTEQAEISVLTCGTGDEMYTLFGHTALRVKDFNQNLDVVYNWGMFDFRTPNFYSKFVKGNLLYYLDVSSFSDFFNSYTLDNRQVIEQELHLSYNQKMAIWNDINSQLKGPKRYYTYGFIKNNCTTKVVDVINNATQKPLNANFPANNHSYRFILNEGLNAHYFEKLGINLLFGYPTNQQNKLIFLPVKLQDALQYNQEIVQKEKVLYAKKIEQKGISLNSVYTLWGIVLLVALFAFKHSAQKIYFLVTAVFSLFFLAISLYSQHEELFLNVWIFFYNPLFFLALLFRSIKMLFVAIALTVIGLIFMGLELIQVAAPLITLHLVYIVALFLRMRKILPKLKVTNV; translated from the coding sequence ATGACTAATTTCATTCACACGTTTAAACAACAAATGTTATGTATTATTTGTTGTTTTTCATTTTTATACACCCAATCACAACCTTCTTATTTAACAGAGCAAGCAGAAATTAGCGTTTTAACATGCGGAACAGGCGATGAAATGTACACCCTTTTTGGGCACACGGCGTTGCGAGTAAAAGATTTTAATCAAAATTTGGATGTGGTTTACAATTGGGGAATGTTCGATTTTAGAACACCCAATTTCTACAGCAAATTTGTAAAAGGCAATTTGCTTTATTACCTTGATGTGTCTTCTTTCAGTGACTTTTTTAACAGCTACACTTTAGACAACCGACAGGTTATAGAGCAAGAACTTCATTTGTCATACAACCAAAAAATGGCAATTTGGAACGATATCAACAGTCAGTTAAAAGGTCCAAAGCGTTATTACACCTACGGTTTTATTAAAAACAATTGTACCACAAAGGTGGTTGATGTGATCAATAATGCCACCCAAAAACCTTTGAATGCAAACTTTCCGGCTAATAATCATTCCTATCGATTTATTTTGAATGAAGGTTTAAATGCGCATTATTTTGAAAAATTAGGCATTAACCTGCTATTTGGATACCCAACTAACCAGCAAAATAAGTTGATCTTTTTGCCAGTAAAGCTGCAAGATGCCCTTCAATATAATCAAGAAATTGTACAAAAAGAAAAGGTACTGTATGCAAAAAAAATAGAGCAAAAAGGAATTTCACTGAATTCGGTTTACACATTGTGGGGCATTGTACTTTTAGTTGCGTTGTTTGCTTTTAAACACAGTGCTCAAAAAATCTATTTTCTAGTCACAGCCGTTTTTAGCCTGTTTTTTTTAGCAATAAGCCTTTACAGCCAACACGAAGAATTATTTTTAAATGTGTGGATTTTTTTCTACAATCCATTATTTTTTCTTGCACTTCTATTTCGTAGCATAAAAATGCTATTTGTCGCAATAGCTTTAACCGTTATAGGGCTGATTTTTATGGGACTAGAATTAATACAGGTTGCTGCACCCTTGATAACACTGCATTTGGTCTATATTGTGGCACTATTTTTGAGAATGAGAAAGATATTACCAAAGTTAAAAGTAACCAATGTTTAG
- a CDS encoding SRPBCC domain-containing protein, translating into MAKITVSVIINSSIDKVWNQLNNPKDIEQWNQASADWHCMNASNDLKVGGTLKSTMAAKDGSSSFDYEAIYDTIIPNELIKYHLLDGRMVEISFQETTNQVLVTETFDAENQNSEELQKAGWQAILNSFKKHVENN; encoded by the coding sequence ATGGCAAAAATAACCGTATCAGTTATCATAAACAGCTCTATTGATAAAGTTTGGAATCAACTAAACAATCCAAAAGATATAGAGCAATGGAACCAAGCATCAGCCGATTGGCATTGCATGAATGCATCAAATGATTTAAAAGTAGGTGGAACGTTAAAAAGTACCATGGCTGCCAAAGATGGAAGCAGTTCTTTTGATTATGAAGCAATTTATGACACCATAATTCCCAATGAGTTGATTAAATATCACTTGTTAGATGGTAGAATGGTTGAAATTTCCTTTCAAGAAACAACCAACCAAGTGCTTGTTACAGAAACCTTTGACGCCGAAAATCAAAATTCGGAAGAATTGCAAAAGGCAGGTTGGCAAGCCATATTGAATAGTTTTAAAAAACATGTAGAAAACAATTAA
- a CDS encoding CDP-alcohol phosphatidyltransferase family protein, whose translation MKKHIPNAITLLNLLSGLIALIYAFDDNLQMAFFWVCLGIFFDFWDGFAARVLKVASPLGVQLDSLADMVTSGVVPGVVMYQMLAHIQQNNAAYMVTNDTFYMKLVPFIGFVITLGACMRLAKFNIDVRQTNSFIGLPTPANALFILSIPLILNTTISDFVFNFFSNPYVLVVISFLSAFIMNAELPLFSLKTKNKNLSDNKLTFLFLGICALLLLFFRFEAIPLIIVFYIILSVILNKTKKVSI comes from the coding sequence ATAAAAAAACACATTCCCAATGCAATTACACTTTTAAATTTACTTTCAGGATTAATTGCCTTAATTTATGCTTTTGATGACAATTTGCAAATGGCTTTTTTCTGGGTTTGTTTAGGAATTTTCTTTGATTTTTGGGATGGATTTGCTGCTAGAGTTTTAAAAGTTGCAAGTCCGTTGGGCGTGCAATTAGATTCGTTGGCAGATATGGTTACATCGGGAGTGGTGCCGGGAGTGGTGATGTATCAAATGTTGGCACACATACAGCAAAACAATGCTGCTTATATGGTGACCAATGACACATTTTATATGAAATTGGTACCTTTTATTGGCTTTGTAATTACATTAGGAGCATGTATGCGTTTAGCAAAATTTAATATTGATGTTCGCCAAACAAATAGTTTTATTGGCTTGCCAACCCCCGCAAATGCTTTGTTTATACTAAGTATTCCGCTTATTTTGAACACCACAATCAGTGATTTTGTATTTAATTTTTTCAGCAATCCGTATGTTTTGGTAGTAATCAGTTTTTTGAGTGCTTTTATAATGAATGCAGAGTTGCCTTTGTTTTCACTCAAAACAAAAAACAAAAATTTAAGCGATAATAAACTCACTTTTTTATTCTTAGGAATTTGTGCATTACTGCTATTGTTCTTCCGTTTTGAAGCTATTCCGTTAATTATTGTTTTTTATATTATACTTTCAGTGATTTTGAATAAAACGAAGAAAGTATCAATATAA
- a CDS encoding PorV/PorQ family protein, translating to MQAQTARKYSNEFLNIGVDAASFGMANSVIAQTGDVNSGYWNPAGLVHLQDKQISLMHASYFANIAQYDYAAFAMPIDEKSALAFSAIRFGVDDIMNTTELIDQNGNIDYNRISLFSAADYAFNVSYARKLSVEGLSLGTNAKIVRRVIGDFAKSWGFGLDVGLQYHTEKWKFGLMARDITTTYNVWNINEAEFEKIRGAVEGQNQTLPETTELTLPKLQLGVARDFALSEKFNLTTAAVLHTEFYETNALISTSAFSIQPSAGFEFGYDRMVFVRAGVGNFQNELQIDNSEKVTFQPNIGLGFKYKGIQVDYALTDIGDQSASLYSNIFSLKLDLGIFSKSND from the coding sequence ATGCAGGCACAAACTGCACGAAAATACTCTAATGAATTTTTAAATATTGGGGTTGATGCCGCATCATTTGGTATGGCAAACAGTGTGATTGCACAAACCGGCGATGTGAATTCGGGTTATTGGAATCCGGCAGGATTGGTACATTTGCAAGACAAACAAATCAGTTTAATGCATGCCAGTTATTTTGCCAATATTGCCCAGTATGATTATGCAGCTTTCGCAATGCCTATCGATGAAAAAAGCGCTTTGGCTTTTTCTGCCATTCGCTTCGGGGTAGATGACATTATGAATACTACTGAATTAATCGATCAAAACGGAAACATTGATTACAATAGAATTTCGCTTTTCTCTGCTGCTGATTATGCTTTTAATGTTTCATATGCCCGTAAATTATCGGTAGAAGGTTTATCTTTAGGTACCAATGCAAAAATTGTGCGCCGAGTGATTGGCGATTTTGCAAAATCATGGGGTTTTGGCTTAGACGTGGGACTGCAATACCATACCGAAAAATGGAAATTTGGATTAATGGCTCGCGATATCACTACCACTTACAACGTTTGGAATATCAATGAAGCCGAATTTGAAAAAATTAGAGGAGCTGTGGAAGGTCAAAATCAAACACTCCCTGAAACTACCGAACTAACGTTGCCAAAACTACAACTTGGTGTGGCAAGAGATTTTGCATTATCAGAAAAATTTAACCTTACAACAGCTGCAGTTTTGCATACGGAATTTTACGAAACAAATGCTTTAATTTCCACTTCAGCTTTCAGTATTCAACCTTCTGCCGGGTTTGAATTTGGGTATGATCGAATGGTGTTTGTGCGTGCCGGTGTGGGTAATTTCCAAAACGAATTACAAATTGATAATTCTGAAAAAGTAACCTTTCAACCCAACATTGGTTTAGGGTTCAAATATAAAGGAATTCAGGTAGATTACGCATTGACCGACATCGGTGACCAAAGTGCATCGCTGTATTCAAACATCTTTTCACTAAAACTAGATTTAGGTATTTTTTCAAAATCAAATGACTAA